AAGGCCATCTCGACGAAGCGGTGGCCATCCATGGCCTCGCCCTTGAGTGCGAAGAACAGGTCGCCGGGCTGGACGTCGCGGCTGTCGATCTCGACGCCGGAGACGGTGAATTCGCCGCCCGGCGCTCCGTGCACCTCGCCTTTCACGGCGCGCGCGATGGCGCCTGCGTCCCACAGGACGTGAAGGTTATCCTCTGCCGCATCGAGGGGCCAATCGAGGATCCGGGCAACAGCTACCATCGTCGTTCTACCTTCCCAGCGAGCCAGCCATTTCCCTGGCCACGGTGACATCGTCGAATGGCAGGACGCGCACGTTGTCGCCGCTGCCGATGATTTGCCCCTGTTCGTGCCCCTTGCCGGCGATGAGGACCACGTCCCCCGCTCCGGCCTCGGCGACGGCAAGGCGAATCGCCTCGCGCCTGTCGCCCACTTCCCGCGCCCCTGCTGCCATGCCCGCCAATACCATGGCGCGGATGGCAGCGGGGTCTTCCCCGCGCGGATTGTCGTCGGTGACGATGGCAAGGTCTGCCCCCTCGCCTGCCACCCGGCCCATTTCAGGCCGCTTGCCCTGGTCGCGGTCGCCGCCGGCGCCGAAGACCGTAATCAGCCTGCCCGTGACGTGCGGCCGAAGCGCGGCAATCGCCGCCTCCAGTGCATCGGGCGTATGGGCATAATCGACATAGACTGGCGCGCCCGAAGGCGTGATCGCCGCCCGCTCGACACGCCCGCGCACCGTGACGAGACGCTTCATCGCATCGAACGTCAGGTGTTCGTCGCCGCCGGTCACCAGCACCAGACCCGCCGCGACAAGCGCGTTCGCGGCCTGATAGGCGCCGATCAGCGGCAGGTCTATCAGGCGCACCTTGCCGAGGTATTCGATCTCCAGCTTCTGGCCCAGCCCGGTGGGCGTGCGGCTGACAAGGCGGATATCTTCGCCCTTGGTGCCCACCGTGAACACCTTGAGGCCGCGCGCTTTCGCGTGGGCAATCGCCTTGTCCGACCAGGCGTCGTCTGCCCAGACCACTGCGGAACCACCGTCAATCACCACTTCGCCGAACAGACGCATCTTTGCGGCGAAGTATTCTTCCATCGTCGCGTGATAGTCGAGATGGTCGCGGCTGAGGTTGGTGAAGGCGCCTGCGACAACGCGCGGCCCCTCGCTGCGGAACTGCGACAAGCCGTGGCTCGATGCCTCGTAGGCGACATGCGTCACCCCTTCGCGGGCAAGGCCGGAGAGGTTGGCGAGAAACGTGGCGATGTCCGGCGTGGTCAGCCCGGTGGAAACTGTCTCGTCGCTGGTGGTGACGCCCAGCGTGCCGATCGAGGCGGCGCGCTGGCCGGCCATGCGCCAGATCTGGCGGACCAGTTCGACCGTGGAGGTCTTGCCGTTGGTGCCGGTCACCGCCACCAGCGTTTCGGGCACAGGCGCGAAGAACGGCGCGGCAAGGCGGGCGAACAGGCGGCGCGGCTCGGCATCGGCGAAGTGGATGGCGCCTTCGACCACGGCGTCCGGGTGTGCGACCACGGCCACGGCCCCCGCCTTCACGGCAGCGGCGATATAGCCCTCGCCGTTAAAGCGCGCGCCGCGAAAGGCGCCGAACACGGTGCCGGGTGCCACCTTGCGGTGGTCGATGGCAAAGCCGGTCACGTTGGCGTCCGCGCCAGCCGGGGCGATGCCGGCGGCGGCGCACAGCGCGTTCAGTTTCATTCTCCGTCGCTCCCTTGCGGAACCAGCGGCTTGAGGTCGCTGATGTCGATGTCGCGCGTTTCGTCGGGCATGATGCCCAGCAGCGGACCGATGCGCGGAACGACGCGCTGGATGACCGGCGCCGCGTTCCAGGCTGCCGTGCGCTGGTACGAGGTGGCCGCAGTGCCCTGCGGCTCGTCCATCATGGCGATGACGACGAAGCGCGGCTTGTCCATCGGGAAGGCGGCGGCGAACGTCGCGATCAGCGAGTGGTGGCGATAGCCGCCCGCACCCGGCTTTTCAGCCGAACCGGTCTTGCCGCCGACGCGGAAGCCCGGCGCGTCTGCCTTCCGACCCGTGCCGTACTGGACGATCATGCGCAAAAGCTGGCGGATGCGCGCACTGGTCGATGCCTTGAACACGCGGCGGCCTTCCGGGATCTCGGCGGCGTTGAGCTTCTTGAGCGTAGCCGGGCGCCAGATGCCGCCATTGACCAGCGCCGCATAGGCAGATGCCAGGTGCAGCGGCGTCACCGCGATGCCGTGACCATAAGCCACGGTCATGGTACGCAGGCGCGGCCATTCGCCGCTCGGCCAGATCGGGAAACCGCGCGCGGGCAGTTCGACGTAAGGCCGCTGGTTCATCGCCAGCGCCTCCATGGTCTGCTTCAGCCGCACGCCGCCCAATTCGTCCGCGATGCGCGCCGTAACGGTGTTGGACGAATGGATCAGCGTCTCAGGCACATTGAGCGAGGCGCCGTAATTATGCAGGTCATGGATCGTAAACCGACCGACGTGCAGCGGCGTCGCAGCCCACTGCTTGCCCAAATCGGAAACGACGCCGGCGTCGATCGCGGAGGCCACGGTGATCGGCTTGAACGTGGAACCAAGCTCGTACACCTGGTTGGTCACGCGGTTGAAGCCGTGCGGAACGTCGCCATTGGCGGCCTCTTGGGCCGAGATCACCATGTCGGTCGGCTTGACGTGGTTGGGATCGAAAGATGGCAAAGAAGCCAGCGCCAGTATCTCGCCCGTGTCGACGTCCAGAATGACGCCGGCCGCACCCTTGGCATTGCTGAGCGTGATCGCGGTGGAAAGTTCGTCCTCCAGCGCGCTCTGCACACGAAAATCGATCGACAGCACCGATGGCTTGGTGCGCCCGTCATGGCTGATAAGCTGGTCGTTGAACGCCTGTTCCATGCCGACCTTGCCGTGGCCGTAGCTGTCGACATAGCCCAGCACATGCGCCGCCATCGACCCTTGCGGGTAAAAGCGCGTGGCCTCCAGCGGGAATTCCAGCGCGGGTTCGCCCAGCGCGTGCACCTTGTTGGCGTCCTCAGGCAGGATCGACTTTCGCAAGTAGCCGGGCTTGCCGGCGCGCAGCTTGCCGAGGATTTCGTCGCGATCAAGGTCCGGGAAGATGCGCACGAGGCGCGCGGCGACTTCCTCCGGGCTCTGGATCAGCGCCGAACCTTCGGTCATCGCCTTGGGGTTGAACCACAGCGAATAGACGCGAAAATCGCGCGCCAGCGGCACGCCGTTACGGTCGACGATCTCGCCCCGGTTGGGGATCAGCAGGTCGCCCAGCTCGCCATGGCGCGCGGTGACGCCGGTGAAACCGAGGTACGTGATACGCGCCAGCGCGCCGACGGTCACGAGAACGAAGACGCCCAGAATCCACAAGGTGCGCAGCTTTGCCACCAGCAGCGAGCGCTGGCGGACGTTGACGAGCTTGCGCCGGCCGGTCGAGACAGTCGTCGGGATCGAGCCGAGGGAGAAGGACGCCGGGGCGTTCACTGCTGGGCAGCCTCCGCCACTTCGATGCGGGCCAGGCGCTTGCCGATGGCGGCAGCATCGCGCGCAATCGCCTCGCGCTCGGGATCGCGGCCCTTCGCGGCGGCCTTGTCGGCGCCTTCGGGCAGCGCAGCGGCGGTGGCGCCCGTCACCGGAGAGACCATCGCCAGCAGCGACGAGCCGTCGCCGTCCTCGGGCTTCTCGGCATTGGCGTAGCGGATCGGCTGCGGTGCGCCCGGACCGGCAGCCTTGCCCAGCGCAGCCAGCTGGCGCTCACCCTCGATGTACTGCCCGGCGATCGGCGCCTTGTAGCCGAACTCAAGGTCGTTGAGCTGCTTGAGCGCCTGCTGATTGGAGCGGGTCTGGAACTCGGTCTCGAGGAAGTCGATGTCTTGCTTCACCCAGACCATCCGCTTTTCGGTATCGTGGACCTGGCTCTTCACCGCGTTGACGCGCAGCGTGAGGCCGATCGAGACTGCTCCGCAGATCACCAGTACGGAAATCCAGCCGATCGAACGGACGCGGTCACTGGTGAAGTTCATGCGGAATTCCTTTGGCTGGGGGCACCATCGGTATTGCGGGGGGAAGCATCGGTGCGCACGGCGCTGCGCAAAGTGGCCGAGCGTGAGCGCGGATTGACGGCGAGTTCCTCGTCGCCGGGGCGCACTGCCTTCGAAAGCTGGGCGAACGGGGCCGGCGCGGCGGCGGCCTGCGGCAGGTGGCGCGAGGTGGTCTGGCCGGCGCTGCTGGCATCGCGCAGAAAGCGCTTCACCTTGCGGTCCTCAAGGCTGTGGAACGTCACCACGGCAAGGCGGCCGCCATCGCCCAGCAGCGTCTCCGCGCCGGAAAGGCCTGCATCGAGTTCGTCCAGTTCGCCGTTCACGTGGATGCGGATCGCCTGGAAGCTGCGGATCGCCGGGTCCTTCTGGACCCCGCCGCCTTTGTAGGCAGGGTTGTAGCCCAGCGCCTTGCGCACCGCGCGGGCCAGATCCATCGTCGTAGCCAGCGGACGCGCCGCCACGATCGCACGGGCGACCCGGCGCGACTGGCGCTCTTCTCCGTACAGGAACAGCACATCGGCGATCTCGGCCTCGCCCGCCTCGTTGCAGAAGTCGGCGGCGGACATGCCGTCCTGGCTCATGCGCATGTCGAGCGGGCCGTCGGAGCCGAAAGCAAAGCCGCGCTCGGACTGGTCGAGCTGCATCGAGGACACACCGATATCCATCACCACGCCGTCGACCCGGTCGATATCGACTTCGGCCAAGCCTTCGACCATTTCGGAAAAGCGGCGCGCGTGCAGCACGAGGCGCGGGGGAGCCTCCGCCAGCTCGGGCCATTTTTCGGGGTTCGCGCGGATGGCGGCGATGGCGTCGGGATCGCGGTCGAAGGCGTGCACCGTCGCGCCCGTATCCAGCAGGCGGCGGGTATAGCCGCCCGCGCCCAGCGTCGCATCGACGATGATGTCGCCGCCCCGGGGGTTCAGGGCGGCGACAACCTCCTCAAGGAGCACGGGGATATGGGGTTGATCGGGGGAACTCACTTTTTCTTCGCCTTGGTAATTTCGGCTTCCGCCAGAGAGCGGCACGTCGCGATGGCCGCCTCGAAATCAGGGTCGTCGCCGAGGGCGTAAAGCTCCTCGGGATTCCAGATCAGGATCCCGGTCCGGCCGATGCCCTGGAAAAACAGCTCATCGCCAAAGTTGGCGAGGCTGGTCAGGGCATCCGGCATGGTGAAACGGCCGCTGCCGTCAAAGGGAACCTGCTGGAAATTGTAGAGCTGCATCGCCCGCTTATCGCGGTTGAAGGCCCGTCCGGCGGTGTCCGCACGGGTCTGTTCGGCCTCAAGCTGGGGTTCGAATTCATCGACGCGCGACAGGCCGAAGCCGACGAGGCACTTCCATTCGGAGTGCTTGGCAAGACACAGGACATCCTTGCCGCTCGAATCGCGTACGGTCGAGCGGAGGACGTTGGGCAGCACGAAGCGGTTCTTGTCGCGTAGAAGCGAAAAGCCCTGCCCGCTGTAAATGAATGGCTGCCCCGCCATATCCGCCTGTTTTCGCCCCAAGAAGGTGGTGACCGTCCCGGACATGACCTGGCCACGCCCAGCCGCACACGCGTGCGTTCGGGCTTCCGCACCTGAACAAGGCGCGGCAAGACTCAGCCATACCGATTGACCGTTCTTCTATATCGGGAAATGTGGGGATTAAAGGGAAATATGGGGATCAGCGGTGATTTATCCGCCGAAATGAGCAGTAGCCGATGAACCGAACGGGAGAACGCTTATGTGGCCTCGTGCACTTATGGCCGTAAATGCCTTGAATCGCAACGTTTTTGTGGAGGATCCAAGCGCATCCCCGGTGATCCCCGGATCGCCCCCATCCATCCCCATCATTTACTGGCGCGCGCCGAATCCGACAGCCGGTCCAGCAATCGCCCGAGAATCGCCTGCCGCGGCGCCACACCTTGCGAATCCTCGGGAATTTCCAGCAACGCAGCGTCCGCAAGCGCGATGACCCGGCCTTTCCCGGCAGTGCAATCCGCCAGCAGCCCGGCGGCCTCGAGCCGGCAATGGCCGACTCCATCCCCAGCGGTCCCCGAATCCGCGCCTTCCCCGGAATTCCCCGGAACACGGAAAAATCCCGGCAGGTTCACCGGCACATCCCCGTCAGGCAGGTGCACGGTATGCTCGCCCGCAGGCTGGGCCTCGTCGAACGCCAGTTCCAGTCCCCAGCGGCCAAGTATGGGCGAAAGCATCGCGATGTCCTGCGGGCGACGGGGATCGCCGGGGCCGAACGGGGAATGGACGGTGAGCATCGGGTCGGCCATCAGCAGCACGCGCCCGCCGCCCCGCACCCAGGCGTCCAGCGCCACGTTCTCCTGCGGGGTGAGCGGGCGCGGCTGCGCCAGCACCAGCACCGCGTCTGCGGGAAGCCGCAGCGGCGCCAGCGTATCGAGCGGGGTTAGCGGGCCGCGCCCGCGCAGTGCTTCAAGCGCCCAGTGCGGCGCGCTCTGGTCGGCCAGCAGACCGCTGATGTCGGCGCTTTCGTTCCAGGCGATCGGCAGGCTGGTGTAAAGCCCGATTGCCGCCGAGCCCCGCGGCAATGCCGCGTCGCCCTTGCCGCAACCGGCAAGCGCGAGGACGGCAAGCAGGATCAGGTCAAGGCGCAGCCGGCGCGCCCGGATCACTCGAAGCCTCCGGCGCCGGAGACGCAGCCGGGCTGGGTTCTGCAGCGGGAACCACGCCGATATCGGCCAGCGGATCACTGGCCGTCTTGGTGGGCTTGGCGTCCACCGCGACGACCTGCTGGATCGGGTCCTGCGTATCGACCAGCCGCAGCCGGTCGCGGATGATATTTGCGAGGCCCACGATCAACAACATCGCACAAAGACCGAATAGGCCAATCTGCAACCTGTGCACGCCCTGAGAACGCAGTTCGCGCGCAGAAGGCGGCACGAAGTGCGTAGGCACCTGCAAGGGTTCGAGGATGCTTTGCGTGTCGACCATAAAAGGCGGAATGTTTCCTGCCATAGACGGACCGTTTACATC
The DNA window shown above is from Novosphingobium sp. P6W and carries:
- a CDS encoding penicillin-binding protein 2 yields the protein MNAPASFSLGSIPTTVSTGRRKLVNVRQRSLLVAKLRTLWILGVFVLVTVGALARITYLGFTGVTARHGELGDLLIPNRGEIVDRNGVPLARDFRVYSLWFNPKAMTEGSALIQSPEEVAARLVRIFPDLDRDEILGKLRAGKPGYLRKSILPEDANKVHALGEPALEFPLEATRFYPQGSMAAHVLGYVDSYGHGKVGMEQAFNDQLISHDGRTKPSVLSIDFRVQSALEDELSTAITLSNAKGAAGVILDVDTGEILALASLPSFDPNHVKPTDMVISAQEAANGDVPHGFNRVTNQVYELGSTFKPITVASAIDAGVVSDLGKQWAATPLHVGRFTIHDLHNYGASLNVPETLIHSSNTVTARIADELGGVRLKQTMEALAMNQRPYVELPARGFPIWPSGEWPRLRTMTVAYGHGIAVTPLHLASAYAALVNGGIWRPATLKKLNAAEIPEGRRVFKASTSARIRQLLRMIVQYGTGRKADAPGFRVGGKTGSAEKPGAGGYRHHSLIATFAAAFPMDKPRFVVIAMMDEPQGTAATSYQRTAAWNAAPVIQRVVPRIGPLLGIMPDETRDIDISDLKPLVPQGSDGE
- a CDS encoding DUF4350 domain-containing protein translates to MIRARRLRLDLILLAVLALAGCGKGDAALPRGSAAIGLYTSLPIAWNESADISGLLADQSAPHWALEALRGRGPLTPLDTLAPLRLPADAVLVLAQPRPLTPQENVALDAWVRGGGRVLLMADPMLTVHSPFGPGDPRRPQDIAMLSPILGRWGLELAFDEAQPAGEHTVHLPDGDVPVNLPGFFRVPGNSGEGADSGTAGDGVGHCRLEAAGLLADCTAGKGRVIALADAALLEIPEDSQGVAPRQAILGRLLDRLSDSARASK
- a CDS encoding division/cell wall cluster transcriptional repressor MraZ, which produces MAGQPFIYSGQGFSLLRDKNRFVLPNVLRSTVRDSSGKDVLCLAKHSEWKCLVGFGLSRVDEFEPQLEAEQTRADTAGRAFNRDKRAMQLYNFQQVPFDGSGRFTMPDALTSLANFGDELFFQGIGRTGILIWNPEELYALGDDPDFEAAIATCRSLAEAEITKAKKK
- a CDS encoding UDP-N-acetylmuramoyl-L-alanyl-D-glutamate--2,6-diaminopimelate ligase, which encodes MKLNALCAAAGIAPAGADANVTGFAIDHRKVAPGTVFGAFRGARFNGEGYIAAAVKAGAVAVVAHPDAVVEGAIHFADAEPRRLFARLAAPFFAPVPETLVAVTGTNGKTSTVELVRQIWRMAGQRAASIGTLGVTTSDETVSTGLTTPDIATFLANLSGLAREGVTHVAYEASSHGLSQFRSEGPRVVAGAFTNLSRDHLDYHATMEEYFAAKMRLFGEVVIDGGSAVVWADDAWSDKAIAHAKARGLKVFTVGTKGEDIRLVSRTPTGLGQKLEIEYLGKVRLIDLPLIGAYQAANALVAAGLVLVTGGDEHLTFDAMKRLVTVRGRVERAAITPSGAPVYVDYAHTPDALEAAIAALRPHVTGRLITVFGAGGDRDQGKRPEMGRVAGEGADLAIVTDDNPRGEDPAAIRAMVLAGMAAGAREVGDRREAIRLAVAEAGAGDVVLIAGKGHEQGQIIGSGDNVRVLPFDDVTVAREMAGSLGR
- the rsmH gene encoding 16S rRNA (cytosine(1402)-N(4))-methyltransferase RsmH yields the protein MSSPDQPHIPVLLEEVVAALNPRGGDIIVDATLGAGGYTRRLLDTGATVHAFDRDPDAIAAIRANPEKWPELAEAPPRLVLHARRFSEMVEGLAEVDIDRVDGVVMDIGVSSMQLDQSERGFAFGSDGPLDMRMSQDGMSAADFCNEAGEAEIADVLFLYGEERQSRRVARAIVAARPLATTMDLARAVRKALGYNPAYKGGGVQKDPAIRSFQAIRIHVNGELDELDAGLSGAETLLGDGGRLAVVTFHSLEDRKVKRFLRDASSAGQTTSRHLPQAAAAPAPFAQLSKAVRPGDEELAVNPRSRSATLRSAVRTDASPRNTDGAPSQRNSA